The following are from one region of the Corylus avellana chromosome ca1, CavTom2PMs-1.0 genome:
- the LOC132181121 gene encoding isoleucine--tRNA ligase, chloroplastic/mitochondrial isoform X1, whose protein sequence is MSLFKSFAANSSALKHRDATMAFMQTSPYMVLSQRTCSSFRRTTSISSCYFRRSPSVKVVSLLNMTHYSTYSSDEFYSSSKRRSRGPVMAAKKASEGAKQEDGKYKHTVDLPKTTFGMRANSLVREPEIQKIWDDNQVYKRVVDRNNGGNFVLHDGPPYANGDLHMGHALNKILKDIINRYKLLQNYKVHYVPGWDCHGLPIELKVLQSLDQDARKDLTPLKLRAKAAKFAKQTVQNQMTSFKRYGVWADWSNPYLTLDPEYEAAQIEVFGQMAIQGYIYRGRKPVHWSPSSRTALAEAELEYPEGHVSRSIYAIFRLVNAPTTSSGLLEEFFPDLCLAIWTTTPWTIPANAAVAVSAKLQYAIVEVQSLSGDASLSAGNKKQRLGNILKESKKPFLIVASDLVPTLEAKWGVKLIVKKLLSGSDLENFRYIHPIDNRECPVVIGGDYITTESGTGLVHTAPGHGQEDYVTGLKYGLPVLSPVDDDGKFTEEAGQFSGLDVLGDGNVAVAKYLDEHLSIVMEESYEHKYPYDWRSKKPTIFRATEQWFASVEGFREAAMNAIGDVKWIPPQSENRISTMTSIRSDWCISRQRTWGLPIPVFYHMQSKEPLMNEETINHIKTIIAQKGSDAWWYMTVEDLLPEKYREKASDYEKGTDTMDVWFDSGSSWAAVLGKRNGLSIPADLYLEGTDQHRGWFQSSLLTSVATRGKAPYASVITHGFVLDERGLKMSKSLGNVVDPRAVIEGGKNSKEAPSYGADVLRLWVSSVDYTADMMIGPQVLRQMSDIYRKLRGTLRYLLGNLHDWRADYAVSYHNLPKIDQHALFQLENFTMNIKVSYEKYQFFKIFQIIQRFVIVDLSNFYFDVAKDRLYVGGTTSFTRRSCQTVLAAHMLSIVRVIAPLLPHLAEDAWQNLPFHYTIEDGSIAEFVFESRWPTLNETWLAFPTKEIGFWTKVLELRNEVNKVLEVARGEKLIGSSLEAKVYLQTSDTSLASRLCEMCAANNDADTLHRIFITSQAEVLPSLVNELISRIPFSGECLIQGQNKVWIGVSRAEGSKCERCWNFSPQVGSFLEHPTLCSRCYNVVGVQPIPAVAVTS, encoded by the exons ATGTCTTTGTTCAAATCCTTCGCTGCAAACTCTTCCGCACTCAAACACAGGGACGCCACGATGGCGTTTATGCAAACTTCCCCATATATG GTTTTATCACAAAGAACTTGCTCATCTTTTAGGAGAACCACTTCTATCAGCTCATGTTATTTCAGAAGAAGCCCTTCAGTCAAAGTTGTCTCTCTCTTAAACATGACACACTACTCTACTTATTCCAGTGATGAATTCTATTCTTCCTCAAAGCGAAGATCTCGAGGACCTGTCATGGCAGCAAAGAAAGCATCTGAAG GGGCAAAGCAAGAAGATGGAAAGTACAAGCACACAGTTGATCTGCCAAAGACAACATTTGGCATGAGAGCAAACTCTTTGGTCAGGGAGCCTGAAATTCAGAAAATATGGGATGACAATCAGGTGTACAAGAGAGTTGTGGATAGAAATAATGGG GGaaattttgttcttcatgaTGGTCCTCCATATGCCAATGGTGATCTTCACATGGGGCATGCACTAAATAAGATTTTGAAAGATATAATCAATCGTTATAAG CTTCTTCAAAACTACAAAGTTCATTATGTGCCAGGGTGGGATTGTCATGGGCTACCTATTGAGTTGAAAG TTCTGCAGTCTCTGGATCAAGATGCCAGAAAGGATCTCACACCGTTGAAGTTGAGAGCAAAGGCGGCTAAATTTGCCAAACAAACTGTTCAAAATCAGATGACATCATTTAAG CGGTACGGAGTATGGGCAGACTGGAGTAACCCCTATCTAACTCTTGATCCAGAATATGAAGCTGCCCAG ATTGAAGTATTTGGCCAGATGGCCATTCAAGGGTATATCTACCGAGGCCGGAAACCAGTTCACTGGAGTCCTTCATCACGAACTGCTCTTGCAGAGGCTGAGTTGGAG TATCCTGAGGGGCATGTTTCTAGAAGCATATATGCTATTTTCAGATTAGTAAATGCTCCTACAACTTCAAGTGGCTTATTAGAAGAATTTTTCCCAGATTTATGCTTGGCGATATGGACCACTACTCCCTGGACTATTCCAGCCAATGCTG CGGTCGCAGTGAGTGCCAAGCTTCAATACGCCATAGTTGAAGTACAGTCACTCTCAGGAGATGCTTCTTTGTCTGCtggaaataaaaaacaaaggctTGGAAATATTCTTAAGGAATCGAAGAAGCCTTTCCTTATTGTAGCTTCGGATCTTGTGCCGACATTAGAAGCAAAATGGGGAGTGAAGCTTATCGTTAAAAAACTACTATCGGGATCAGATCTTGAAAACTTCAG GTATATCCATCCAATAGATAACAGAGAATGTCCTGTTGTCATCGGAGGAGATTATATTACAACAGAGTCAGGAACTGGACTGGTCCATACTGCTCCTGGACATGGTCAGGAGGATTATGTGACTGGCCTTAAGTATGGACTGCCTGTACTTTCCCCTGTAGATGATGATGGAAAGTTTACTGAAGAAGCTGGACAGTTTAGTGGGCTTGATGTACTTGGGGATGGTAATGTTGCGGTTGCAAAATACTTGGATGAACATTTGTCAATTGTCATGGAAGAATCATACG AACACAAGTATCCATATGATTGGCGAAGCAAAAAGCCTACAATATTTAGGGCAACAGAGCAGTGGTTTGCATCAGTGGAAGGGTTTCGAGAGGCTGCTATGAATGCGATTGGTGACGTAAAATGGATTCCTCCGCAG TCAGAAAACAGAATTTCTACGATGACTTCCATCCGCTCTGATTGGTGTATATCGCGACAAAGGACATGGGGCCTGCCCATTCCAGTCTTTTATCATATGCAGTCGAAGGAACCTCTTATGAATGAAGAGACAATCAATCATATCAAGA CGATAATAGCCCAAAAGGGTAGTGATGCATGGTGGTACATGACGGTAGAAGATCTTCTTCCTGAGAAATATCGTGAAAAAGCATCAGATTATGAGAAGGGGACCGATACTATGGATGTATGGTTTGATTCAG GCTCTTCTTGGGCTGCAGTCTTGGGTAAAAGAAATGGCCTTAGTATTCCTGCAGACTTGTACCTTGAAGGCACTGATCAGCATCGTGGGTGGTTCCAAAGTTCTCTGTTAACAAGTGTTGCTACAAGAG GAAAGGCTCCATATGCCAGTGTTATAACACATGGATTTGTATTGGATGAGAGAGGTTTAAAGATGAGCAAATCTTTGGGTAATGTTGTAGATCCACGTGCTGTGATCGAAGGAGGAAAAAATTCAAAG GAAGCACCTAGCTATGGGGCTGATGTCCTGCGACTTTGGGTTTCTAGTGTAGATTATACAGCTGATATGATGATTGGCCCTCAAGTCCTCCGTCAAATGTCTGACATTTATAGGAAGCTCCGTGGAACATTGAGATACCTTTTGGGGAATCTGCATGACTGGAGG GCTGATTATGCTGTTTCATACCACAATCTTCCAAAGATTGATCAACATGCGTTGTTTCAGCTTGAAAATTTTACAATGAACATTAAAGTGAGctatgaaaaatatcaattttttaaaatatttcag ATCATACAACGATTTGTCATTGTTGACCTATCAAATTTCTATTTTGATGTTGCGAAAGATCGACTTTATGTTGG GGGCACAACAAGTTTTACAAGGAGAAGTTGTCAAACAGTTCTTGCAGCACATATGCTTTCCATTGTGAGAGTAATTGCTCCACTTTTGCCCCATTTGGCTGAGGATGCATGGCAAAACCTTCCCTTTCATTATACCATAGAAGATGGTTCTATTGCTGAATTTGTTTTTGAATCAAGATGGCCAACCCTGAATGAAACATGGCTTGCTTTTCCTACCAAAGAAATTGGCTTCTGGACAAAAGTTCTCGAG CTGCGAAATGAGGTGAATAAAGTCCTAGAGGTTGCTCGTGGTGAGAAACTGATTGGTTCCAGTTTAGAAGCAAAGGTTTATCTCCAGACATCCGATACCAGCCTGGCATCTAGATTGTGTGAGATGTGTGCAGCAAACAATGATGCAGACACATTGCATCGCATATTTATAACATCTCAG GCAGAGGTTCTTCCCTCTTTAGTGAATGAGCTGATTTCACGCATACCATTCAGTGGAGAGTGCCTCATTCAAGGACAGAACAAGGTTTGGATTGGTGTGTCTCGTGCTGAGGGCTCCAAGTGTGAAAGATGCTGGAATTTTTCACCCCAAGTTGGCTCTTTTCTGGAGCACCCCACCCTTTGCAGCCGCTGCTATAATGTGGTAGGTGTTCAACCAATTCCAGCTGTAGCAGTTACAAGCTGA
- the LOC132181121 gene encoding isoleucine--tRNA ligase, chloroplastic/mitochondrial isoform X2, producing the protein MRANSLVREPEIQKIWDDNQVYKRVVDRNNGGNFVLHDGPPYANGDLHMGHALNKILKDIINRYKLLQNYKVHYVPGWDCHGLPIELKVLQSLDQDARKDLTPLKLRAKAAKFAKQTVQNQMTSFKRYGVWADWSNPYLTLDPEYEAAQIEVFGQMAIQGYIYRGRKPVHWSPSSRTALAEAELEYPEGHVSRSIYAIFRLVNAPTTSSGLLEEFFPDLCLAIWTTTPWTIPANAAVAVSAKLQYAIVEVQSLSGDASLSAGNKKQRLGNILKESKKPFLIVASDLVPTLEAKWGVKLIVKKLLSGSDLENFRYIHPIDNRECPVVIGGDYITTESGTGLVHTAPGHGQEDYVTGLKYGLPVLSPVDDDGKFTEEAGQFSGLDVLGDGNVAVAKYLDEHLSIVMEESYEHKYPYDWRSKKPTIFRATEQWFASVEGFREAAMNAIGDVKWIPPQSENRISTMTSIRSDWCISRQRTWGLPIPVFYHMQSKEPLMNEETINHIKTIIAQKGSDAWWYMTVEDLLPEKYREKASDYEKGTDTMDVWFDSGSSWAAVLGKRNGLSIPADLYLEGTDQHRGWFQSSLLTSVATRGKAPYASVITHGFVLDERGLKMSKSLGNVVDPRAVIEGGKNSKEAPSYGADVLRLWVSSVDYTADMMIGPQVLRQMSDIYRKLRGTLRYLLGNLHDWRADYAVSYHNLPKIDQHALFQLENFTMNIKVSYEKYQFFKIFQIIQRFVIVDLSNFYFDVAKDRLYVGGTTSFTRRSCQTVLAAHMLSIVRVIAPLLPHLAEDAWQNLPFHYTIEDGSIAEFVFESRWPTLNETWLAFPTKEIGFWTKVLELRNEVNKVLEVARGEKLIGSSLEAKVYLQTSDTSLASRLCEMCAANNDADTLHRIFITSQAEVLPSLVNELISRIPFSGECLIQGQNKVWIGVSRAEGSKCERCWNFSPQVGSFLEHPTLCSRCYNVVGVQPIPAVAVTS; encoded by the exons ATGAGAGCAAACTCTTTGGTCAGGGAGCCTGAAATTCAGAAAATATGGGATGACAATCAGGTGTACAAGAGAGTTGTGGATAGAAATAATGGG GGaaattttgttcttcatgaTGGTCCTCCATATGCCAATGGTGATCTTCACATGGGGCATGCACTAAATAAGATTTTGAAAGATATAATCAATCGTTATAAG CTTCTTCAAAACTACAAAGTTCATTATGTGCCAGGGTGGGATTGTCATGGGCTACCTATTGAGTTGAAAG TTCTGCAGTCTCTGGATCAAGATGCCAGAAAGGATCTCACACCGTTGAAGTTGAGAGCAAAGGCGGCTAAATTTGCCAAACAAACTGTTCAAAATCAGATGACATCATTTAAG CGGTACGGAGTATGGGCAGACTGGAGTAACCCCTATCTAACTCTTGATCCAGAATATGAAGCTGCCCAG ATTGAAGTATTTGGCCAGATGGCCATTCAAGGGTATATCTACCGAGGCCGGAAACCAGTTCACTGGAGTCCTTCATCACGAACTGCTCTTGCAGAGGCTGAGTTGGAG TATCCTGAGGGGCATGTTTCTAGAAGCATATATGCTATTTTCAGATTAGTAAATGCTCCTACAACTTCAAGTGGCTTATTAGAAGAATTTTTCCCAGATTTATGCTTGGCGATATGGACCACTACTCCCTGGACTATTCCAGCCAATGCTG CGGTCGCAGTGAGTGCCAAGCTTCAATACGCCATAGTTGAAGTACAGTCACTCTCAGGAGATGCTTCTTTGTCTGCtggaaataaaaaacaaaggctTGGAAATATTCTTAAGGAATCGAAGAAGCCTTTCCTTATTGTAGCTTCGGATCTTGTGCCGACATTAGAAGCAAAATGGGGAGTGAAGCTTATCGTTAAAAAACTACTATCGGGATCAGATCTTGAAAACTTCAG GTATATCCATCCAATAGATAACAGAGAATGTCCTGTTGTCATCGGAGGAGATTATATTACAACAGAGTCAGGAACTGGACTGGTCCATACTGCTCCTGGACATGGTCAGGAGGATTATGTGACTGGCCTTAAGTATGGACTGCCTGTACTTTCCCCTGTAGATGATGATGGAAAGTTTACTGAAGAAGCTGGACAGTTTAGTGGGCTTGATGTACTTGGGGATGGTAATGTTGCGGTTGCAAAATACTTGGATGAACATTTGTCAATTGTCATGGAAGAATCATACG AACACAAGTATCCATATGATTGGCGAAGCAAAAAGCCTACAATATTTAGGGCAACAGAGCAGTGGTTTGCATCAGTGGAAGGGTTTCGAGAGGCTGCTATGAATGCGATTGGTGACGTAAAATGGATTCCTCCGCAG TCAGAAAACAGAATTTCTACGATGACTTCCATCCGCTCTGATTGGTGTATATCGCGACAAAGGACATGGGGCCTGCCCATTCCAGTCTTTTATCATATGCAGTCGAAGGAACCTCTTATGAATGAAGAGACAATCAATCATATCAAGA CGATAATAGCCCAAAAGGGTAGTGATGCATGGTGGTACATGACGGTAGAAGATCTTCTTCCTGAGAAATATCGTGAAAAAGCATCAGATTATGAGAAGGGGACCGATACTATGGATGTATGGTTTGATTCAG GCTCTTCTTGGGCTGCAGTCTTGGGTAAAAGAAATGGCCTTAGTATTCCTGCAGACTTGTACCTTGAAGGCACTGATCAGCATCGTGGGTGGTTCCAAAGTTCTCTGTTAACAAGTGTTGCTACAAGAG GAAAGGCTCCATATGCCAGTGTTATAACACATGGATTTGTATTGGATGAGAGAGGTTTAAAGATGAGCAAATCTTTGGGTAATGTTGTAGATCCACGTGCTGTGATCGAAGGAGGAAAAAATTCAAAG GAAGCACCTAGCTATGGGGCTGATGTCCTGCGACTTTGGGTTTCTAGTGTAGATTATACAGCTGATATGATGATTGGCCCTCAAGTCCTCCGTCAAATGTCTGACATTTATAGGAAGCTCCGTGGAACATTGAGATACCTTTTGGGGAATCTGCATGACTGGAGG GCTGATTATGCTGTTTCATACCACAATCTTCCAAAGATTGATCAACATGCGTTGTTTCAGCTTGAAAATTTTACAATGAACATTAAAGTGAGctatgaaaaatatcaattttttaaaatatttcag ATCATACAACGATTTGTCATTGTTGACCTATCAAATTTCTATTTTGATGTTGCGAAAGATCGACTTTATGTTGG GGGCACAACAAGTTTTACAAGGAGAAGTTGTCAAACAGTTCTTGCAGCACATATGCTTTCCATTGTGAGAGTAATTGCTCCACTTTTGCCCCATTTGGCTGAGGATGCATGGCAAAACCTTCCCTTTCATTATACCATAGAAGATGGTTCTATTGCTGAATTTGTTTTTGAATCAAGATGGCCAACCCTGAATGAAACATGGCTTGCTTTTCCTACCAAAGAAATTGGCTTCTGGACAAAAGTTCTCGAG CTGCGAAATGAGGTGAATAAAGTCCTAGAGGTTGCTCGTGGTGAGAAACTGATTGGTTCCAGTTTAGAAGCAAAGGTTTATCTCCAGACATCCGATACCAGCCTGGCATCTAGATTGTGTGAGATGTGTGCAGCAAACAATGATGCAGACACATTGCATCGCATATTTATAACATCTCAG GCAGAGGTTCTTCCCTCTTTAGTGAATGAGCTGATTTCACGCATACCATTCAGTGGAGAGTGCCTCATTCAAGGACAGAACAAGGTTTGGATTGGTGTGTCTCGTGCTGAGGGCTCCAAGTGTGAAAGATGCTGGAATTTTTCACCCCAAGTTGGCTCTTTTCTGGAGCACCCCACCCTTTGCAGCCGCTGCTATAATGTGGTAGGTGTTCAACCAATTCCAGCTGTAGCAGTTACAAGCTGA